In the Populus nigra chromosome 2, ddPopNigr1.1, whole genome shotgun sequence genome, GAATTCACTTCAAAGGACTAGCTCCAGGATGATACCACTTCACAAGTCATTGTGTGCGCCGTTGCCTGATATTTCAAATACAATTGGCACAGCTTACTCAAATAACGGACAAGCTAATGGAGAGAAGAGGAAACTTGGAAGGGGAATTTCTATTTCTCCATTTAAAAAGCCCCGCAGTTCCAAATTCACCACCCCTTTGAACAGGAATGTCTCATCTGTTCCCAGTGGTAATTCACGACGCTTTTAATTAACTTCTTTTTGCATCTGCtatcaaaatttatgtttcCCATTCAAGGTATATGTTCAAACAGGTTTATCTACTGTATCATATGAAAGTTCCGGCTGTAGAAGAAAAGTTTCCACTAGATATCCTTTCCAGGTTCCTAGAATGTATATCAAGGAATACTTTGGAGGGCATTTATCAGATAAGCGCCTGGTATATACATTTTCAACAtagttatttatgttttgtcgAGGTTGTGTTAGTTATTATCACTAAAGATTGTTCTTTGTAGTCGGAGTACTTTACAGATCAAGTAAGACAGATCAAGTCAAATAATGCAGATAAGTACATGTTTTGCGATGAATCTGGCCGAGATAGCATTGGAGCTGAAGCATTCTATGACATGTTGCTTCAGTCTGGAGCTTTGTCACAATATGCTTCTAAAGAGTAATTTTCCACTGTCTCTTTTCATATTTCATTgggagagtttttttttcccggaGTTACAATAGTCAGTTTGATAATCCATTTGAAGTTTgtaaaagattttgttttttcaaactttGGACATGGATGTTGCAagagtaaaaatataaaaagttagtAGCACCAGTTGCCATTGTAATTGACATAATGATGTGAATTTTCAAAAGGTTGTCAAGTTTTGTTAAGATTGATTTCTTGTTGCTGTCAACTTCAATTCTATTTACAGTTTATGGTCATTCCATGAACTTTTTAATCAGTGctcttatatacaaaaaatattttttttcgacCTGTCGCTTTGCATTTTATTAACTGATTCAGCTTCGTATTTATCAATAAAGGTGGGTTATAAATCATTACAAGTGGATAGTTTGGAAACTTGCATGTTATGAGAGATGCTGCCCAGAAAAATCTGCTGCAAAATTTTTGTCAGTCTCCAATGTGCTTGAGGAATTGAAGTACAggtattttaattctttcaagcTATACATTTCTCTTGAATTTAGAAGAGATTCGTGACAACCACATATTATTCATTTCCATAGATACGAGAGAGAAGTAAATCATGGCCATCGATCTGCAATTAAGAGAATTCTGGAAGGGGACGCACCACCTTCTTCAATGATGGTTCTATGCATTTCTTCCATCTACTTCGGTTGTGAACCAAAGATAGAGGTTCCTTCAGTGGCATTAGACGGGGCTGAACATAGTAATGCTGCAAAACTGGAACTGACCGATGGGTGGTAGGGAACTGCCAAATTTATTATCATGCACTCAACATTTGAGGTCCTTTGAAGGGTAAAAATATCTTTGTTTCACAGGTATTCAGTGGATGCGCTTCTGGATATATCACTTTCAATGCATCTGGATGCTGGGAAACTGTTTGTGGGACAGAAACTTCGAGTACGATATTCGTTTCCATGTTTTTCACATTCTTTTCAATGATTGGAGCCCTTTTAGATTGGCTTTGCTCACTCcctatttatttttcctcttgTGAAGATATGGGGAGCAGGATTATGTGGTTGGGCTGGTCCTGTGTCATCCTTCGAGGTTCTTGCAGGCTTTAGATTTCTTAATGGAGTTGCATTGTTGAATCTTTTACGTCCTTGTAATACCAAACTTTCTCacattttggtttaaattttaGGCATTGAAGACTGTTAGTTTGTCATTGCATATAAATGGGACTTATAGAGCTCACTGGGCTGATCGAATGGGATTTTGTAAGCATCTTTTGGATTACGCATAGTTTTTTGCTTGAGATTTACATTGATGTGGCATATTTGTAAATGTTTCTCTTTGCCTTCTTATGCATaactatttgaatatttttccaTAGGTAAGGGAATTGGTGCTCCTTTGGCTTTTAGGTGCATCAAGAGTAATGGCGGTCCTGTCCCTCGGGTGTTAGTTGGAGTCACACGGGTTTACCCTGTTCTATACAAGGATAAGTAATGTGAATTAATCATTTTTGCTGCTTAATTGAAGTGCATTTGGCTCTTTCAGTATAGTAAATTTTCTCCATTTCTCACTCTAGATTAAGTAATGGCAGCAGAACTATTGTGAGATCAGAGAGAATGGAGGCTAAACTGGTGCAATTGAATAACCAGAGGTGACTTCCATTCTACTGACATagccattttgtttttttgatagaTCAGCCtagtatattttaatttagctttttttccctttcctaaagaaaaaacattgccACTCCATATCAGCATGATCACTTCATATTTGTAAGGATTTTCCAATCTAATAAAGTGGCCAAAATTTGTTTAGATTTCTAGCTAAATACAATATCATAATTGatgctctttatttttatgctgCAGGCGTTCAGTTATTATAGAGGGTATTGTTTCTGAGTTTCAAAGAGGGATGAAAAGTTCTAACATATATACTGATATTGATAGTGAAGAAGGAgcaaaaatatttaagattctTGAGACGTCAGCTGAACCAGAAGTCCTAATGGCAGAGATGAGTCCACAGCAACTAGCATCATTTGCCTCTTATCAATCAAAACTAGAGGTAGGTTCAGCTGATGTACTTGAAACATTGGTCTATATGTAGAAAGAGATATTAATCACAGGAAGTCTGACTTTAGGCGACAAGGCAACTGGACATGGAGAAAGCAATTGGGAAAGCTTTACAAGATGCTGGCTTAGGGGAGAGAGAAGTGACCCCATTTATTAGGGTCAGGGTAGTTGGGTTAACTAATTATCAAGAAAAGGGCGCCCGCGCCCTTAAAGAAGGCTTAATAACAATTTGGAACCCGACAGAGAAGCAGGTTAATCTAATTGCTCAGTTCTGCTTCCATTTCTCATGCCTTTAGTCTCTGTATACTGTACTGTTTGCATTTGAATGGATCCACCTTTGTATGCTTACATAACTAAAGATTATGTATGCTGCATCCTTTGTTTCAGCAATGTTCTGTATTCTATGCCTCcctaatattgaatttattgcaAAAAGTTTTCTTGAGATTCTTTGCAAGTATTGATTAAACTTACTAATTATAACAGAAAAGTGATCTTGTCGAGGGGCAGGCTTATGCTGTAGCAGGACTATTACCCGTGAGTTCTGATTCAAATACACTTTACTTGCAAGCAAGAGGATCTACAACCAAATGGCAACCTTTATCTTCCCTGGCAATGCAACAGTTTCAGTAAGCCTCTATTTGCTTTATCTGTTATCCTAACAATTGAATCTAACTAAAAGGTTGTCCTCTGTAGGCCATTTTTCAGCCCTCGAGCACCAGTATTATTGTCAAATTTGGGTGAAGTTCCTCTTTGTCGGTAAATTGCGcaatttgatttctttctaGTCCTGCCTCTGCTTTATTTCTTCCTCGCAGAAATTTTGTTCTGATTGTTTTTTGATTGTGCAGTGAATTTGACATTGCTGCACTTGTGTTGCACGTGGGAGATATTTATACAGCTGCTCAGCAAAAGAAACAGTGGGTGTTTGTGACTGATAGCTCCATTTCTAGATTTGATTCAGAGGATACGTCAAAGTCCTTACTGGCCATCAGCTTCTGCTCACCATACATGGATAACGATTCATTTACACCAATCAACTACAATCTTGCTGGATCCACAGTGAGTACATTTTAAAGTCCTTCTATGGTCTACCACAGAATGCATTAGTTTATGAATATAGTATGAGTTGATTCATGGAGACAACATCCAAGTGGAAATTAGAAGGATAGATAAGTTTACGAAAGAAAGCCATTTtacctctttctttctttcttttttaaaaaaagaaactgagAACCTCATTTATTACTTCTGCAGATTGGCTTGTGTAATCTCATCAAGAGAGCAAAGGACCAAACATATCATCTCTCGATAGCTGAAGCAACAGAAAATTCGACCtattctttgaattttgattcCTCCAATTTTTTGCACCTTAAAAATGCTGCTGCCTCTACTCAAAGCTGGGCCAAGACCTCTACCTCGGTGAACAATCTAGACTTTGATTATGATAGTTCAGCTTTGGTGTACATTGCCTGATATTTATATACTGCCTTGCCTGTTTCACTTCATGCAGATTATTAATAAACTTAAGGAAagggttttatttattattggtgATTGAAAAGGCTAGAAGTTGGAAGGGGACACTTTGAACTGACAAGTAAGCCTCTTTATGTCAACTGGATTcttatttttgtcaattgacTTTAATTAGGGAGAATTAGTCTCTTGTTTTTACAGCAGTAAGATCTTAAAATTCACACATGCCAGATGCAGAAAAGGATTTCAGAATACTGCTAGTGAGAAAGACCCTCAGCATTATTTTTGGGTATGATACTGGTTTGGGGTCCACATGCATTCCATGTTTTTGAATTAATCACATTCTCGAAGCAGATTTTTGCTACACCACCACGGGTTGAGCAGCTGAAGTTCTCCAGGAGAGATCTGTGAATATCAATCGTGCAAGGTTGTCATGAAGGCTCCATCACTCTTATCGGCTTTTGTTAATCCTCAATGTTGAGTACAGTGGACGGGGAAGGGCTTGAGTTAAGCATCTCGGAATTGGTTAGCATTCACCACCGGATGGAGATGGTCTCTACACATGGCAACATTCTTGGTATAGTGTACGATAATTAAATGCAACTGAAACATCTATGTAAATAATTAAGAACCAATAATGTTTGGTTCAGAGCCTATGTAATGTCAGAACTCAATTTGATATGCTGCGTTATAAAGTTGAAGAAACTACATACAAGTCctgaggatatatatatataacaacaataCCATGCCAGCATCATTTCTATGTCCATAAAGAGGCTCTAAAGAGATAATGTTGATCAACTGGGGAGTCATCTTGATCAACAGAATTGACCCCTGTGATCACATGAGGCAATCAGAGAACTGATGCCATCTTTTATTGGGTGATAGATAAGTATTCTTTTGATCATGTCCTTCATTGGATTAATATATATGCATAcgaaatatatattcaaagaaGTATAAGAGattgaaaaattacaaataataagaGAAAGGTATTTACTTattgaaacactttaaaattgATAAGGCTTTATTGTTGTCAAGAATGAATCTTGTctttaagattttattgtttatgtcTTGGTGCAAATGATGATTGCGATAAGCTTTTCAAGattccaccaccaccatcttaGTTTATATGCACTTCTAAAcaagatatttaaataaaagaatgtgtaatttaaataaaagaatatgtaATTTAAATACCTCTCAACAAGATGAATCTAAATtctagatttgaaaaaaaaaaatcaaagcataaaaaaataagaaacactaaaaaaaagatgaggaagagtgtaaatttattttaaaaacttatttgaaaCTCTTCCTTCATCCCTTTTTCATAGTGAATTTTGGAAGTTAAATGGTTAAAGAATTGATTCCAGTAATAATCTTATGTAGACCTCTTGATCATGTGGTTTAGCAACCCCCAACGGAGTAGATAACAACTCGAAAAGCcaaaaatcaggtttgataaaaCCCTGACCTAGAGATAACACTGCTCCTAAAAACTAAAAGTGTTGGAAAAAGACTTGGACCCAGAGATAACCCTGTATTTAAAAACCCTAAATATGAGAATGACGTTACGAAgccaattaatttttgataagttAGTGTATGATCTTTGGTCCTTCTAAGAAAGGTTGTTTtgccataaataaataaaaagttatgtttaTTCTTCAACTTGCTGCCCAAATTTgtaggtaaaaaaaacataatatagttccctctaactaaccctaatggacttattattcctttttttttccactcttTATGCTACTAATATATTCTAAGAaagaaacaaactaaaataacacttttttttaagaaaccgTAGATACAAACTACTAAGCTCTTGTAACAACCCGACTTCttcatagcaaaaaaaaattggtggaatttttttttgtaagtcgTTAGGTTCTCAATGTTTTTcacaatatcattttataaatttataaatactttCCATTCGTTACCAAGACACAACCCACAACCCACATAAAGCAATCTAAATCAACATTCCTTAAAAAGTATCAATACTCATTCTCACAATGGTATTTAGGGTTTATTGTAATAGAATTCATCTCTTAGTGTAGTGTAATACTCATGTGATATAACAGACATACATTCACCATTCCATGTTTACAAGATCGTACTTTCACATCCGTATTCCATTGCAATTTTTGATACAAGTCTTTTACAAAAGTGccaaatgaaaaatattcaacTGGTTCGTTCGTTCTTTATCAAATACATAACAACTTAAACATACTATTACACAACACCTTTTAAAATATGTGAACCCGTGGAACGAGCTTTCCTACGCATTTTGATTATGTGATGTCCCTGttacaaaaacaacatggatacaagaattataaataatctaaCATGATAATAAACAATTAGAAGAACGTTATTGTTACTTTTCGTTATCAACTGAAAATGAGTACAttctttcatttacttctcATATGCATTGTACAATCCTTATTATTTCGTTAAATGTATTGTTCTCACTCATAAGCCTCAACCTCTCCATAGGAGTTGTGGGGCCGGAGTTTAATCATTGGTTGGGGTTAATTACTTCACTTTAACCCGGTTATCCACTTGTGATGCTTTTAGCCGTAGCTAATCGCAACATCTAAACTCAGTCATCCGTCTTAGATGCTATTAACCAAAActaatcacaaaatcaaacccGTCATCTCTCACGGATACCATTAACCGAAGCCAATCATCATAATCAACTCGACCATTcatctaggatgccattagccaaaactaatcGTCATATTCAACCTAACCATCCCTTTAGGATGCCATTTGCCGAGACTAATCATCAACGCAACCTGGCCATCcatctaggatgccattagctgaagttAATCATTAATTCATCTTGGCCATCCCcttaggatgctattagccaaagctaatcatcaatcaaAACCCATGTCATCCATcttagatgccattagccgaagcaaATCATCAAGCGAAGCTAATCATCGAACACAACCCAGTCATCCATcttggatgtcattagccgaagctaataatCAAACACAACCCAATCGTCCATCTTGGATTCCattaaccgaagctaatcaacaactaaatcaacatttcataatcGGTTTAACATTCGTCAATaactcaatcaacatttcatagtcgGTTTAACATTCGTcaacaactcaatttcatcaacaactcaatcaacatttcataattGGTTTACCATTCATCAACAACTCAATTAACATTGCATAATtagtttaatattcatcaacaacttaataatatatcatcctcaaacaagttattttagaacatttatattaaacaagaaaatggtggaaaccacctacctGTTCTTCCTGTGGGGTGTCCTTGCCTAGTCGAAGGTCCAATCCTGGCCGCACCACTTAAACACATCAATGATCATAAATCAACACATTTGCAATTGGTAATCACATAACTTGTCACCGTACATATTTCAAGAATACCCATATTCACAATCAAGTGTTCCACATATTACACAACCATACAATGAAATTGTTACAAGCATTTAAGTCAATTTTGTTATAGAGGTCTGTCGCAGAATATCGACAGCTAAAGCTGGTTTGCTGGTGGCACATAATTCGATAGCGAAAACTGATTTGCTGCTGACACAGGATTcaatagaaaaaactaattcGCTGCAAACACAGAATTCAATAGTAATCATCAACGCACatatgtgattagtacttaaaagtgcatttttatcaaggttttatatcatcattttgcatttgaagtatcaatatctccttaactagagcatgttttataataacatgtctaataatataagatatctttaatttatggtaaatgttcatcttaaatacaggcctatcatataaatcaaaggattgattgatgagtttaactactgaaattgagaaggcaaagagagggctaagcttagaaaagagatattggttcagtccaaactggaacaccattcggttattggatcataactggagctgtagaacttgaatttaggtctggtttatattatcgaaagctaagacataggcctaaaactttcatgaagagtccaagatttaaaagtgccattttcgagttcaaatggtagcaacaacggagaagtcagaatctgtcttgcagcccagacactattccatgttcagcctatatctcgagttctagaagtccaaatgcgacaattcttattttgttggaaagctgagacaatttaccagaactttcatgaagactatctattcaaattatgatgttagaaatgacgttttgttcagacaagaagataaggattgtctccaagtcaagatgtggccacccactcaacaattagtcatcaaatcaatagttttgaattttagcttataaaaggaggcatttgccatgcatttaggtatattagtttttagatcaagatcatgctctttatttctttatttatatttttgtaatgtttaacttttatttcatgttatatttttcttaatctcttgtttatgcttttcatttcctttactatacttatgttgtttatttatgcttctcttcttcattatgtttacctaagtttattatgtcaaggtgaaaaggttacactaatggtgtaagaataagtatagtgtaaactcaacatggactttaatgtttgatactaacatgttttgtatttgttatcttattcactcttaatactttgcttgttaaatggttaatctagatttatgttatataacccttggtacaacaaatacttgattaTTTCATaaccaactgtatggtataacggacacctgtgttatgaaaggaacttgatttgttgttaacataaattaacatcatgaatacctaacaacatttacaagtattaacattattcgaataagataactaatgtaatcatgttaacaatttataatccgattgaaacctcctttgtgtgtggtttccagttgagtaataaaaaagattttatactatacttatttgaaataccattagcggatcctctaaccttgacaattgttttatccttgtttaatccttacattttTCTCACATCTCAAAATTCTCTTtaactcattattattattattattattattattattattattattattatagttaacctccctgtggttcaacCCCAGTCTTATCAGGTTATTTATTAtctcgacactcctgcacttgggagaagacatcaatcttttggtcatgtcaaTAGGCTATAACTGACTCAAAAATTTCTGATGAAAAACTGAGTCGTTGCCGACTTAAAAATAATCAACGCAACACAATTTCacagctgacgctgaaatcaTCAGTGCATATAGTTTACGGCTGATGcagaaatcattgacaaaaactgagttgctatagacttagaaatcatcaatgcaaAACAGTTTCACAAATAACGTTGAACTCGTCAGCATATATGGTTTATGGTTGACGCAGAAATCGTTGACAAAAATTGAGTTGTTACCAACGATTTACGTTAAGCCTTTCACCTACTAACGGTTCTCAACCTCCACATAGCTAGTTAGCATGTTGAGGTCTCATTTGTTAACaaaattaaccagacaaatcgctccaccaagtAAGAACGGCCACGCACCAAGTAAGAAAGAGCTCTCAAGTGCTAGAGAGAGACACTCTCGGTTGTAGTGAGAGATAGCGCCTGTGTGCTGCACTGCGCTCGTTGATTCCTTCATTGTGCACCGTTCCTCTTCTTCACTTCTTCACGACGACTCTTGATCTCTCTATGggggaaattgaagaaaaaatccaAGATTCTTCGGTCTGTTCAAGGGGATTTTAAACTTCAGACCTCGCGTCAAGTTTCCTCGAGTATTTCTAGGCTTAATTTCACAGCCAATCTCCGGTCCAATCTGACTCTAGTTCTTTGTCTAAAGTTTCTCCACCTCGTACCAGAGTGGTTTTTGCTGACTATGTTACCCCATCCAGTGGAGTTAGGGGTTCTTATCAAAGCAGGAACATAGTCATTCATCAAACTCGTTCCTCTGCTTCACCCTTTTCCCCTTGTGCCAATAACGGTGTCTTCTCCAATGACTCTAGGGCTGGAGCATCGGCGAGCATTGGAAAGGTTGGGTATTTCCCTCCCATTCCTGAGTTACATCGTGGTTCGACCCACCGGTCAACTCTAAAGTAGAGAGGAACTCCCACTCAGCCATCGGGGTCCATTCAAACCTCCACAAGGGCTACCTCCAGGCCCTCCCTTGACATTCTTATTCGAACACAGACGAAGACAAGGAACCCCAACAAGGTACTTCTCAGTCTCTTGGTCTTGTTCATTTCCCTGATTTTGCATCCACTGTTTCGTGCCAATTTAAGGATACAGACGTGGCTAGCCCTGCTGATTTGGGGACGTTTTGTTTAATTGGGTTTGTTGCTGGAAAGTTTCCTAGTTATGCATCCTTGTCTCATTATATTACTAAAAACTGGAAACACCATGCAAACTTTACAATGCATGATTCTGGGTGGCTCATATTTGCATTCCCCACTGAACATGAAATGCTGGAAGTTCTTGGTGGTGGACCATATTATGTGTTTGGCAGGTCGTTAATTCTCTAGGTCATGcccgattttttttatttcaagccTAATGACATGACCAAGTTGCCCATATGGGTGAGATTCCCCAACTTGCCTCTTCGGTGCTAGAGCCCCCTCTATTTGTCCAAATTGGCTAGTGTTATTAGGAAACCAATACATTGTGATGACTCTACAACTAATATGACAAAGTTATCCTATGCCCGGGTTCTTATTGAGGTTGATTTACTGGGAGATTTTCCCAGCTCTGTAAATGTTGTCCTCCCTAATGGCTCCAACCTTGCTCAACAAATTCTGTATGAGTCACTTCTCCGTTTCTGTAAATCATGCCATGTTCTGGGGCACACTGAAAATGCATGTCGCAAAGGCACAAAGTCAAAACACAAGACAAGGCCTAAAGACATTCATGAAGACTCTGGTTCTCCTTATGCGGACACAGTGGCAGTTGAGAAACAATAACCATACAGTCAGGGGCCTCTTGTTGACACTCCTGTTGACACTCCTGTTGACCCTATATCCACTGAAGTGGCCACCTCTGAGACCAAAAACCACTCCTTCCCTGGGTATAAAAGAACCAAGTTTGCTAACCCCAAGCAAGCCTCAGATTCTGGAAAGGGTGAGGAAGCTTTACTGGTTAAAAGACAATACTTAACCAGGAGTAAAGCTAGCAAAAGGATGCTCAACCCAGTTTGGGTAAACCGGGGTCATCCAAGGGCCCCATGCTCCTACATTGCAGCTCTAATGATCTGGCACCATCCTTGTTGATGTAGTTAGGTTGGGGGCTTACCCTAATGTTGCTTTTTCTTGTGCAGTCATTCTATTGGTCAGGTTTTTTATGCTTGTTTTCTTTGTTCCTGTTAGTCAGGATTGGTTTCCATGGTGGTGCAGGATGTTTCTTGCTTGCTGTTTTGTTTAGCTTGTTGATGGTTGAGGCCTGCTAGTTAGCTTGTTGCCTATTCTGATTATGTTTTTCAGATTGTTCCTTCCTTGCTGCTGCTTTTGTGCTTTGCATGTTGCTGGCTATATCCTTGCTGGTTCTGCTGGGAGTGGTTCCTTGAGGTTTGTTGTCCCTGGTGTTGCTTTTGCTGCCGGTTGTTCTCCTGGGAGATGCCTTGTGTCTCCCTGGTTTGTTTGCTGTTTGGATTGTTGCCGGTTGtggcctgttttttttttttttatgttcggctAGTTTGCTAGCTCGTGCGTTGGTAGCCAGTGGTCCAGACTGTTGATGTTGGTATGCTGTTGGAAATCTTATTTTCTTGTTCGGCTTAATGGGAGTATGTTCCCCTAGGCTTTTTGAATTCTATTTTGCTCTGTATAAGGGTTGTTCATACTTTTGTTCATAGGATGTTGTTCCCTTGATCTCTCGGGTGCTTGTGTCCATCTCCACTTTGGTGCTGCTGATTGGAAGGCTTTATGGGAGTAGgggatttatttttgttttgttttcgcTGTGGGAGCCTGGTTCCCAAGCTTTTTGGATGTTTGGTTGGTATTCTGGATTAGTGTATAAGGGATCCTTATTTTCTGGTTGGCTTGTGCTGGGGAGAATGTTCCCCAGCACTCGCCTCTTGTGTTTTGCTAAGGTTTGTTTAaaggagtctgttccctttgctgGTGCATGTAAAGTTCTACTGGTTTCTAGCTTGTatcgcaagcttgtcttgctctttttgatctatataattcttatatttgataaaaaaaaaaagagctctcaagaagaaagagctctcagtagctagagagagatgctctccttCATTTTGAAGATTTCTCCTCCCGATAGTGATCTACAACTCATGAGAACCCGATTGAAGCCTCTGTCTTCATGGGTCTCTTTCTCTGTTGGCCTTTATATGGCCATCgtgaattcaaattttttatctcTCTTCTCTCGGTTTAACTTCCAAGAGAAGTTTTGGATTATTTTCTCTCGACACCTGGTTTTGGTCTTCGGTATGCCTTCTGCACATTAAGCTCCTTTTGTCTTGTCTTCCCTAGATCACAAGTACCCAGCCCTCAAAACCTTTGTTGATAGGTCTTCTGCAGTGGATGCCTGTACTGGATCTAGGGATGAGTATGTTTCCCCAAATCTTATGACATCTCCATCTCCTGAAACCCTAGCTAGCGGACCCAGTTCTAGGGATGCGATTATGGGTTTTGGCATTGTGAGCGTGACTCTCTCCTTGGCGAAGGATCTGAAGGAAGATTTGTTCCATTTCATGGGTCTGAACACTACTTGTATCAACGATGCAAATCTTTTGTT is a window encoding:
- the LOC133681917 gene encoding protein BREAST CANCER SUSCEPTIBILITY 2 homolog B-like, whose amino-acid sequence is MSSWKIFSDSGNNFQWEVTGQIIHTKPEPKQSGALIPPSSSKTHLPSMADLLLQGCPKLLENGNAPIFRTGSGKSVALKQSSIAKALSVLRDDDDAGEACGGENELSFSKLRKKGNEDNGNAPIFHTGSGKSVVLKQSSIAKALSVLGDDDGYSGNPGEVHGRNNECCFSNSLFHTGSGKSVDISSAGLVRAKRLLGMEEENYSSNFQGFKCPRKSSTVNEQFGWQDVMHSGTKVSMKNNGVIGDDLPAPRSSLVSKTVILESELTKEVNTNLLEPEIQKPPPIKFHTAGGRSLSVSSEALKRARSLLGDPDLGTFLNEGDAVDQGLSIFEGSGFGDASSNKENGFYSAFTHPRASSKHISKTFISPLKSSANHVQSSINPKNVISGSNLIKKFDAVHNDSICKVNNNTTYVQKPVRNGLCTSATMVANSLDNITGSRMNSLQRTSSRMIPLHKSLCAPLPDISNTIGTAYSNNGQANGEKRKLGRGISISPFKKPRSSKFTTPLNRNVSSVPSGLSTVSYESSGCRRKVSTRYPFQVPRMYIKEYFGGHLSDKRLSEYFTDQVRQIKSNNADKYMFCDESGRDSIGAEAFYDMLLQSGALSQYASKEWVINHYKWIVWKLACYERCCPEKSAAKFLSVSNVLEELKYRYEREVNHGHRSAIKRILEGDAPPSSMMVLCISSIYFGCEPKIEVPSVALDGAEHSNAAKLELTDGWYSVDALLDISLSMHLDAGKLFVGQKLRIWGAGLCGWAGPVSSFEALKTVSLSLHINGTYRAHWADRMGFCKGIGAPLAFRCIKSNGGPVPRVLVGVTRVYPVLYKDKLSNGSRTIVRSERMEAKLVQLNNQRRSVIIEGIVSEFQRGMKSSNIYTDIDSEEGAKIFKILETSAEPEVLMAEMSPQQLASFASYQSKLEATRQLDMEKAIGKALQDAGLGEREVTPFIRVRVVGLTNYQEKGARALKEGLITIWNPTEKQKSDLVEGQAYAVAGLLPVSSDSNTLYLQARGSTTKWQPLSSLAMQQFQPFFSPRAPVLLSNLGEVPLCREFDIAALVLHVGDIYTAAQQKKQWVFVTDSSISRFDSEDTSKSLLAISFCSPYMDNDSFTPINYNLAGSTIGLCNLIKRAKDQTYHLSIAEATENSTYSLNFDSSNFLHLKNAAASTQSWAKTSTSIINKLKERVLFIIGD